One Mauremys mutica isolate MM-2020 ecotype Southern chromosome 9, ASM2049712v1, whole genome shotgun sequence DNA segment encodes these proteins:
- the LOC123377616 gene encoding 40S ribosomal protein S5-like, with translation MTEWETAPAVAETPDIKLFGKWSTDDVQINDISLQDYIAVKEKYAKYLPHSAGRYAAKRFRKAQCPIVERLTNSMMMHGRNNGKKLMTVRIVKHAFKIIHLLTGENPLQVLVNAIINSGPREDSTRIGRTGTVRRQAVDVSPLRRVNQAIWLLCTGAREAAFRNIKTIAECLADELINAAKGSSNSYAIKKKDELERVAKSNR, from the coding sequence ATGACCGAGTGGGAGACGGCACCTGCTGTGGCCGAGACCCCTGACATCAAGCTGTTTGGGAAATGGAGCACGGATGATGTCCAGATCAATGACATCTCCCTGCAGGACTACATTGCAGTGAAGGAGAAGTACGCCAAGTACCTGCCCCACAGTGCCGGGCGCTATGCGGCCAAGCGCTTCCGCAAGGCCCAGTGCCCCATCGTGGAGCGCCTCACCAACTCCATGATGATGCATGGCCGCAACAATGGCAAGAAGCTCATGACCGTGCGCATCGTGAAGCACGCCTTCAAGATCATCCACCTGCTCACCGGGGAGAACCCCCTGCAGGTCCTGGTGAACGCCATCATCAACAGCGGCCCCAGGGAGGACTCAACCCGCATTGGCCGTACCGGCACAGTCCGGAGACAGGCCGTGGATGTGTCCCCGCTGCGCCGCGTCAACCAGGCCATCTGGCTGCTGTGCACCGGAGCCCGCGAGGCCGCCTTCCGCAACATCAAGACCATCGCTGAGTGCCTGGCTGACGAACTCATCAATGCTGCCAAGGGCTCCTCCAACTCCTATGCCATCAAGAAGAAGGACGAGCTGGAGCGTGTGGCCAAGTCGAACCGTTAA